In the genome of Hirundo rustica isolate bHirRus1 chromosome 16, bHirRus1.pri.v3, whole genome shotgun sequence, the window AAGACGTCAATGACGGCGTAGAGCGGGCGGGTGGCGGGCAGGCCCCTGGCGCTCGGCCCCATGTCCTCGCCGTTGATGACGATGTGCATGTCAGCGGTGCCGTCGGGCTGCGGGGCGTACAGCACGCCGATGCGGCTGCGCCGGGCGGTCGCGGGCAGCACATTCATCTTGTACAAGTCATCCAGGATGTGGCTGTAGCGGCCGGGCCGGCTGCGCCCCACCAGCGTGTCACGGGGGATCCGCACCCGCTCGATCAGCAGGAAGGGCTCCCAGGGACGCCCCCGCGCCTgcacctcctctccctccacCACCACACGGTTGTGGTTCCGGGTGATGGCGAACACCCAGGTGTCGCCCATGTTGACCAGGTCCGGCAGCGAGTACTCAGGCACTACCTCCAGGCTCTGGGGGTCATGGGCTGTCAGTCCCACGCGCAAATGCCCgcaccagcccagctccttctcctcaATCTCCACCAGAAAGATCTGCCCGGGTGCCAGAGGTTCCTGGCTGAAGCAGAGCCCGTTGGCAAAGCTCTCCACCCGCGTGGCTTGCGTGTGTGAGGCATCCAGGCGGATGTTGGCGCCGTGGATGTGGTGGAAGCGCGCAGCAAGCCGGCACCGGGCAGCCATCGCTGCCGGAGCTATTTTTaactgtccctgtcacagctgctgtgaGGTGGTGACAGCCCGGCTGGGAGGGACAACCGGAGGGCTCAAGGAGGGTCCTAGTGCCATGGGGGAGGTTGTGGGGCCCCTGTGGCTGCTGAGCACAACCGGGCCAAAACCAGGCCCACAGACATTCCACACTGGACTGTCCAGCGCTGCCGCCTGGGCCGGGGTGCCTGGCTGTACCCATGCTGTCCAGCAGTGCCTGGTGGTGGCCAGTGGTACCAGCCATAGCCAGCAGTGGCCAGTGTTCATCGTACGGTGATGACCGGCAGCGCCTGGTGATGCCCGGCTTTACCCAGCGGCGCTGGGTGGTACCCAGCTGTACCGGCTATACCCAGCAGTGCCCGGTACCCAGCCGTAACCGGTGGTGCCCGGTAGTGCCCACCGGCGCGGCGCCCCCCCCGCCGGCTGTCCCcgttggggtggggggggtccGCCGGTGCCCCCCCCGCacggtcccggtcccggtcccggtccgGGGCCGCTCCCACGtgcgcgggcggggccggggcggggtcggggcggggccggccgcCCCCGGGGCGCTGATTGGCCGCTGTcgggccccgccccgctcaCGTGAGCGCCTCAGGTCATATGGGCGCGTGTCATGTGCCCGCCGTGACCGCCGCCTGCGAGCGccgcgccgggagcggccgcggtCAGCGGGAACGGGGGGCACCGGCACGGGGCCGGGGGGACGGGACGGAGCGACCGCGACTGGCTCCAGGGGAATCGACTGGGCTGGGCCGGAGTTCAGCCCCGAGtggggggccgggccggggatCGGCCCCGAGtagggggccgggccgggcgctcgCGGGACTCTGCCGCGGCCGTTCCTGGCCTCCGGCGCCCTGACCGTCCCTTCCGCCCACCGCAGATGGGGCCCGTGTTGCTGTcgtcgctgctgctgctggggttgaGCCAGGCCGCCCCCCCGGACCATGAGGTGACGTACCTGCCCGGGCTGTCAAAGCAGCCCTCCTTCCGCCACTTCTCGGGCTACCTCTGCGCCGGGCCGGGCAAGTACCTGCACTACTGGTACGTGGGATTGCGCCTGGCGATGGGGGGGCATTGGCTGGCACCGGGCACTCACAGCTGCACATCCACAGGTTCGTGGAGGCCCAGAGCgatccccagagcagccccctGGTGCTATGGCTGAACGGgggccctggctgcagctccatggAGGGCTTCCTCAAGGAGCATGGCCCCTTCCTGGTTAGTAGTCACTGCTGTCCTGTGGCTTGAGGACTCAGGGGATGACCGGCTATGTGGCACCAGCCGTCCCGCTGTGTTCTGCTGTTCTTTGCCCATCAGTCACCACCTTCTTCCTCAGATCCAGCCTGATGGGGTCACACTGAAGTACAATGAGTACGCATGGAACAAGGTACAGGCACTGCTTCTCTTTTTGTCTTTGAGATGGGGGGGCCCTGAGCCAgttcctcctgccctctccaTGGAGCTGAcccttctgctgcttcccttctACCCAACACACCCTCCTCTGGAGTCTGCTGTTGAGCAGCACAGGAATGTGgccacccagcacagccctggggcgGGCCACACTCCTGTGGGTGCTGCCATGGGTGGGGCCAGCAACCCTTGGCCTTGCTGAGCCAGAGAGTCTCTCCTGACTGCTGGCTCCTCTACTGTTCTCACAGATTGCCAACATCCTCTACGTGGAGTCTCCCGCTGGTGTTGGCTTCTCATACTCTGATGACAAGAAGTATGGCACAAATGACACGGAGGCGAGTGACACGGGTGCAGGGAgagccctgctcctcttcctgcccCCTCCTGGGCATGGGGTGCAGCCTCACCACCTGACCatgccacctcctccctgcaggtTGCTCACAACAACTACCTGGCACTGAAGGACTTCCTCCGGCTCTTCCCCGAGTACTCCAAGAACGATCTCTTCCTCACAGGGGAGAGCTATGGAGGTGTCTACATTCCCACACTGGCAGAGTGGGTGATGCAGGATCCCAGCCTCAACCTGAAGGTGGGCAGCTTGGCTCTGCCCAGTGGGCAGCAGAGGGCTTGGCACAGCCGGGGTGGGACCAGCCAGGATGTAGGGCATGCCTGGCCCTGCAGCCTTTCATCTCTTCCTGGggttctggcagcagctgctggtggacgtgtctgtccctgctgccagggcagcgtCCTCAAGCACCCCCAACCCTCCCTGTTCCCTCCGCAAAGTAAACAGTTCCACATCTGCTTCCTGCCTGCGGCTGGTGTGCTGTGACTGCCCTGCGGGGAGCTGGAACACAACAgggttgttttcttcttgcctCGCAGGGAATCGCTGTGGGAAACGGCCTCTCATCTTATGAGATCAATGACAACTCCCTGGTTTACTTTGCCTATTACCACGGGCTGCTGGGGACCGAGTAAGAGCAGAGGGAATGCTGGATGTGCCGTCCCTGTGCAAGCAGGATGGTTGCACGGCTGGGGCTGTCTGAGTTGGTGGTGTTTGGACAAGGGCAGCACCTAGCCTGCCCTAggccagcagctgggctgtggctcCTTGTCCCAGGCAGCTCCTATGGGTGCATTTGTTTATGGGGTAAAGAGGGCATGGGGCCAAGCTGTGTGCCTTGTGGCCACTGAGCAGAGAGCCACAGGGCAGCTGTCATGTCAGTGTTGCCCCCTGGTCCGAGTCATCCTGGTCTCTGCCCATAGGTTGTGGAAAGACCTGCAGgccttctgctgctcccagggaaagtGCAACTTCCATGACAACGCTAACCTGAACTGCACACTCAAGGTGAGAGGAGCCAGAGCCCCTATATGTGTTCTGAGCAGCATGTGCCTGGCTCTCGGTGGGCCCACAGTTCCAAAAGGGTCCTGCTGAGTCCCAAACCCTTCTTGTGGTTCCTTGCAGATGGGGGAGATGATTCAGATTGTAGAGGAGTCAGGCCTCAATATCTACAACCTCTATGCCCCATGCGATGGAGGTGTCCCGGGGAGCATAAGGTGAGAGTGGCCCCAGGGACAATGGTTCTATGGGGCACCAGATTGCTTTGGTTGCATTGGAACAGAGGGAgatgggctgggcagggggctcctctgggacacagggatgatgtgtggctgctgctgaggactccccCCAGGAGAGCCCTTAGTCCTTGTTATCCAGGGTTTTCAGTCTGTCTTCATATTTGCCCTGGCTACAGGTATGAGGGTGATTATCTCATCACACATGACCTGGGAAACTCTTTCATCCGGATGCCACTGAGGTTCTCCTGGAGGCAGGTGAGCTGAGGTGCCCATGCTGCTGGGTTGTGAGCAACCTCTGTTCAGCCAGTTGTGCGGTTGTGGGCAGGAGGGGCAGAAAGCAGGTGCTCCacagggcaggtgctgctgtgacAGAGACTCTCCTGACTCTCCCAGAACCTGTTCCGGATGCCGGTAGCCCGAAAGAAGGTCCGGATGGATCCCCCCTGCACCAATTCCACAGCCCCTAGCATGTATCTGAACTCCCCCGAGGTGCGGAAGGCTCTGCACATCTCCCCTGAGGCCCCAGAGTGGCAGGTGTGCAGGTGAGCaagctgtgggcagggagggagtaCTCTGAGAAGGAGCAGACATGATGCCAATGCTTTCTCCACAGCTTTGATGTGAACCGCAACTACAAGCGCCTGTACATGCAAATGAATGAGCAGTACCTCAAGCTGCTTGGAACCACGGTGCGTGCAGGGGAGCCCACAGACCCTGGGAGTGTCtctgccagctcagcctcctACCTGGCTtgggctgctgccctgccaaCAGCTCACTCTCTGTCTGCTACACAGAAATACCGGATCCTGGTGTACAATGGGGACGTTGACATGGCTTGCAACTTTCTTGGGGATGAGTGGTTTGTGGATTCCCTGTGCCAGAAGGTAAATGGGCAGGGCCCAGGTCAGACCAGTCACTGGCTCCAGGCTatgtgctgcagctggctgcGGCAGGAGCATGGGTAGGGCCAGCTGCAGGTGCTGAAGGCTCTGCTGCTACTCCCAGGTGCAGGTGGCTCGCCGGCCCTGGCTCTACACTGAAAACGGTGAGAATCAGATCGGTGGCTTTGTGAAGGAATTCACCAACATCGCTTTCCTCACCGTCAAGGTagggctgagggctctgggggCCAGGGATGGTGGTGTGGGTGGGTGTGCTGGCCACCAAGGCTGCAGTCAGGGTAGGGTGGCATCAGCTGGGCTGTGACAGCACCCCAGCTGCACTGACAAGCACTGCCCCTTTCCTACAGGGAGCTGGCCACATGGTGCCCACAGACCGGCCACTTGCTGCCTTCACCATGTTCTGCCGCTTCATTAAGAACCAGCCTTACTAAGAGCTGCAGAGGTAGTGCCCGGTGCGCCAGCTGCTCTCACCGCCCCACCTGCTCTCACTGCCGGTACCTTGCACAGCCCGTCCTTGCTGCTGCTCGGCTACACCACGGACCTGTCACAGCTGCAGCCTTCTCTCCCAGCTGGACAGGACTGCTTGCCATGGGTAGGGGGCATGGGCTGGGGGACTCTGTCCTTGTGGGAGCAGCGTTGTGCACCTGATGCAGCCACATCCTTCATTGTGGCTTCCTGTCTTGCCTTGTCTCTGTCTGCAGTGGCAGCTGCTTCCCTCCCAGGCAGGGTGCAATCCCCAGCACTTCCCCTTGGCCCCACAAGCACAGGGCCTGGGCAGGctatgaggagcagcagcaggtcgCTGGGTCCTGCTCACCTCTACCTTGGCTCCCACCACCTCTGGTCCCACTGAAGGAGACTTACCACCACTACCACACCAATCCCACTGCCAGGGCACGCAGTGCTTCAGGAACTCACAATAAACTCTGACCAAGGTGGTTCTGCTCCTCCTCGCACCTTTGTGCCAGCCCCTGCTTCACTTTCCTCTGCTTGCTGAGGAGCACCAGTGAGTGTCAAGACCCTCTGCCagggagccctgggctctgtgaACTGTGCCGTCGCTGCAGGGGTCCCTGCATCCTGGAAACGAGTTACCCACCTAAGCGATGGCAGCATAGTCACTCTGAGCCCTCTGGTACTGCATTAAGCTGCATCTGCCCCCAAGGCCCAAGCTGGGCAGCAGGATCAGCTGCCTCCTTTCCATCTCCCCACCATGTACCCCAGCATTGACATGTACTCCAAGCAATAAGGCCATGTGGTTGGAGTCAGGTGGTTTATTAGTGTAATGAGCAGGGGTGCAGCAGGGGTTCCCAGAGCACCCTCTCCACCTTGCTGCGCCCCGCCAGGGCCTGGATGCCCTGACACTATGCTGGTGGTACCAGGGAAGCTGCTTCCTACCTATGGTCTATGGGTCCAGCCCAGGATCTGCCCTTGGTCCAGAGAGGAGAGCTAGAGTGAGCTGGGGTCCAGGCTGGTCTctgtgggctgggagctggagtaGGCAGTGGCAGTCGGCACTGGGCGGTACTTCTCAATCACCTCCCGAAGCCCCTTGGAGAAGTGGAGATCAGCTCCCACCGTGAGGAATccctgcagagggaagagggTCAGTGCAAGGCTGGAGGTGACAATGCCCTTCCCAGCAGGACACGGAGGCCCGGGCTGTCTCATCCCACCACGTACCGCATGATTGGTGACTACCTCCCTGGTGAAGTCCATGCCTTCGGGCAGTGGGATCTGCACGCCCTTCTTTGTCCTCTCTGCAGAGATTGAGAGCTGGGATGAGgctgagccctgctgtgcccctgcccACACTCCTAGTTGTGTTGGAGCAGTGATGATTACCGTTAATGATGGGCATGATggtcagctgcagcagggtctTCAGTGGGGCCTGCAGTGAGAACAGCTGTGGGAGAAGAGCTGGGGTCAGTGTAGTGGCAGAGGCgccagccagcacagggagggctgTAAGTGGGGATCCCGAATGGacagcctctccccagcccaccccacGCTGTGGCTGCGTGTAAGGGTTCCCAGGCCATCAGCACGCTCTCACCGCAAGCGACTCCAGTGCTGACTGCTTGGAATAGATGCGAAACCTGGACAGAAGGAAGCAGTTGTGAGTAGGGTGTGGAGGGGACTCTCCCCATGTCCCCTGGGGACTCTCCCCATACCGTCGTAGGTCCAGCTGCACGCGCAGTGCCTTCCCTTGCAGAAACACCTTGGCACTCAGCTTGGTttcctggggagggagagggctGACTCACAGCAGGCAGAGGACAACCAGGCCAGCTCATCCCAGAGGTCCAGTGTCCCTCTGCTTGGTGACACCAGTGCCTTACAACACAGGATGGGGGACACTGCTGCTGTATGTATACACTGGGGTGACTGCACAAGgacccccagccccttcctcaCCATGGCCATGCTGGAGAGCTGGACAGGTGGGCGGTCTGGGGGCACCAGTGAGATGTTCAGGAAAGCAGAGACAGAGACTGAGGTCCCCGAAGGTTTGATGGTGCAGCGTGGAGGAGCAGAGACCTGCAGCACGAGCTGCAGCGGAGCATCCACAGAAGGGCTCTGTGGAAGGCAGGTGAGCtggaggctgggagcagggcagggctgtggcctgccctggggctctgcCATGCCTTCCACCCTGTCCGGGGACTCCTTACCAGCATGAAGATGGTCCCAAAGAATGTGGCTCTCAGCAAAACCTCCAGGTCCTTGGGCACCTGTGGAGAGCACAAACCACTGAAGGGGGAGTGAGCCACTGCTGCAGGtcccagcaaagctgctcccTGGATCGCACCTCCTTTGCTCTGTGACACAGCCCACTCCTCCCTCTTGCCTGCACACAGTCCAAGTGCCTGGTTCTCCTTACCTTCTCCCCCTGGAGCTCTATGGTCAGCACTCCTGCCTGGAAGTACGAGTGCATGGCTGAGTCGAAGAAGTACTCAGAGAAGGCAACATAAACCATGCGTTCGGTCTCCTTGATCACCGGCTCCACCGCATGGTTCTCCAGTTCCTGGTCCTCTCTCACCCGGGGGAAGAACATGCCCTAAACCAAGAAGAGGAGAGGTTCCCACAGCCACTGGACATCCTACCTCACCTGCTCCATGGCGCCCAATGTGCCTGCTGGCACAGCCTTTCCCACAGGGATAAGGAAGGACCAGCAGGACAGGACCCGGTATTCACCTTGAAGTCAAGGTCAAGGGTGTCAGTGGAGATGGATGGATCCCGTAGGAGGGAGTAGTCAATCCCAATGTGCTCATCCACGTAGTTCCTCACTGCCGGGGAAGATGTGCTGGTGTGACTTagcctggggctgcctggcagcctgATGCCCAGCCCTGTCTGCCCCACAGTGAATGGGATCCAGTCCCTTTCCCAGGGCAACACACACCAGGCACTGTGTCCAGCAAAGAgttcagcagcaccaggctggcATGCTCCAAGGATGGGCAGATCTGCAAGGCAAGGAGCCAGACTGAGTGGAGTCACTCCCAGGActggatgaggagctgcagaggcaggaCAAGGCCCAGTAGGTGGGCAGGATACAACTCTGCCCTCTCCCACACACAAAGGGCCGAGCCCTAacatcccacagcccctctcctcTGCGCTCAGCTGTACCTGCTGGCTGAGGAGGAAGCGCATCCCCGAGACAATGAAGGTGCTCAGGAACTCATAGACCTTCCTGGAGAACACAAGAGTGGTTCTGTACTGCCTGTTCTCCCTGTGGCTCTGTGCCCATTCCAGCACACAGATGGGCTGAGGAAGCACTGAGGGTGTGGGAagccaggcacaggcagagggGTCAGGTGTACCTGAGCGTGCCGGAGAAGCCGGCATGCATTCTGGCTATGGAGGCGTCGCAGGTCATATTGGAGATCTTGAGGCGTCCAGCCTCATCCTTGGCCAGCTGCAGCATTGTGTAGATGTAGACACCATCCGCAGAGGCATTGATGGACCCAATGTCATAGCtggaagccaggaaagcagatgAGAGGAGCAcgcagctcctgccagctgcaggacagcaaGGCACCTGTGGCACCCAGCAAGCACAGCTGTGGGGTGAGCTtgcacccagagcagcaggaaggggaggCAGCTCACAAGAACCAGTAGAGCAGCTGCCTGCGGAAGCGTAAGCTAATGGAAGCATTGTTGATGTTGAAGAcaaggtgctgctggggctggaagtTCAGGTCTGAAAAGGCCATCTGCAGGTCTGTCACCTTGAccctgcagggaggggacaggggttagacagacagacggacatGGGAAGccgtgggcagcaggcagcactCACTGGCTGATGTTGTACTGGAAGTGCCCCTCATTCCCATGCAGGTCTGACACCGTGAtgttctgcagctcctgctccacaaAGCGCAGCCCCTCCTGCTtcactgcagggaaaaatgaggctgggctgggacatgTCCTCCCAGCAGCATCGCCCCTGACACCCCCCATCCTCCCCAACCGCCCCATGGTGGAGCAGTGCAAGCACAGCCCTACACAAGCACAGACCCCAGGAGCGTGCCCAACGTCCCTCTTTCCCAGGCTGTGAGATCCTGGCTGGCCCCTTACCCAGGTCCAGCCCCTTGGAAGTAATCCGGATCTTGCAGCCAGGAGGATTGTGTGAGGCTGTGACCAGCGAGggcagaaggaggagaaggaggcagcTGCCGGCAGCCATCTCGTACCtggaggcagagagcagggtCAGCACAGACTGGCCTGGGGACATGCACGGGTGCCAGCAAGGACAGACCCGGGGGACACACTGGAAGGGAAGCACCTGCTGCCCAACCTGCCcgaggcagggacagctccaaaGAACACCCCACAGCTCCACTGTTCTCCCTGAAACTCCCTCGTGCCGCCCAAGTTGCCTTTGCCTGAAACCTCTGGACCAGCAGCCCATGAGGGGCACGGCCCCTACCCCAGGATGCTTTGCATAAGCCCCAGCACTGGCCCTGTGGAGCCCGAGGGTCCCACATCTGGGGACACCCACTGCAGCACTCCCCCCGCCCTGAACATACCCTTCTCCCAGAGCCGCAGGGACAGGCGCCAGCCCCGTGCATGCTGCTGCAGCGGGGAGCCCCAGCACTTCGCAGAGGAGCCAGCCCTCGCCCATGGGGCCGTCCCACAACCCTCACAGCCCCCCCCCCCGAAATGTGCCGCCCGCTCCCAAGCTGGTTTGAGACGGGAGCTGGAGCCTGTCCATCCCGCAGCAACAGGAAGAGCTCCGTGCGAGGCTGTGGGATGGAACGGGGCACCCCCACAACTTCCCCCAAGTTCTCTGAACGGAGAGGATGGGGGACCCCCTCCCCGGGGC includes:
- the NEURL2 gene encoding neuralized-like protein 2, coding for MAARCRLAARFHHIHGANIRLDASHTQATRVESFANGLCFSQEPLAPGQIFLVEIEEKELGWCGHLRVGLTAHDPQSLEVVPEYSLPDLVNMGDTWVFAITRNHNRVVVEGEEVQARGRPWEPFLLIERVRIPRDTLVGRSRPGRYSHILDDLYKMNVLPATARRSRIGVLYAPQPDGTADMHIVINGEDMGPSARGLPATRPLYAVIDVFASTKSVRVIPVDYGFPSLQTLCRLVIQKHIVHRLAIDGLDLPPLLKSYCQHE
- the CTSA gene encoding lysosomal protective protein — encoded protein: MGPVLLSSLLLLGLSQAAPPDHEVTYLPGLSKQPSFRHFSGYLCAGPGKYLHYWFVEAQSDPQSSPLVLWLNGGPGCSSMEGFLKEHGPFLIQPDGVTLKYNEYAWNKIANILYVESPAGVGFSYSDDKKYGTNDTEVAHNNYLALKDFLRLFPEYSKNDLFLTGESYGGVYIPTLAEWVMQDPSLNLKGIAVGNGLSSYEINDNSLVYFAYYHGLLGTELWKDLQAFCCSQGKCNFHDNANLNCTLKMGEMIQIVEESGLNIYNLYAPCDGGVPGSIRYEGDYLITHDLGNSFIRMPLRFSWRQNLFRMPVARKKVRMDPPCTNSTAPSMYLNSPEVRKALHISPEAPEWQVCSFDVNRNYKRLYMQMNEQYLKLLGTTKYRILVYNGDVDMACNFLGDEWFVDSLCQKVQVARRPWLYTENGENQIGGFVKEFTNIAFLTVKGAGHMVPTDRPLAAFTMFCRFIKNQPY
- the PLTP gene encoding phospholipid transfer protein — translated: MAAGSCLLLLLLPSLVTASHNPPGCKIRITSKGLDLVKQEGLRFVEQELQNITVSDLHGNEGHFQYNISQVKVTDLQMAFSDLNFQPQQHLVFNINNASISLRFRRQLLYWFFYDIGSINASADGVYIYTMLQLAKDEAGRLKISNMTCDASIARMHAGFSGTLRKVYEFLSTFIVSGMRFLLSQQICPSLEHASLVLLNSLLDTVPVRNYVDEHIGIDYSLLRDPSISTDTLDLDFKGMFFPRVREDQELENHAVEPVIKETERMVYVAFSEYFFDSAMHSYFQAGVLTIELQGEKVPKDLEVLLRATFFGTIFMLSPSVDAPLQLVLQVSAPPRCTIKPSGTSVSVSAFLNISLVPPDRPPVQLSSMAMETKLSAKVFLQGKALRVQLDLRRFRIYSKQSALESLALFSLQAPLKTLLQLTIMPIINERTKKGVQIPLPEGMDFTREVVTNHAGFLTVGADLHFSKGLREVIEKYRPVPTATAYSSSQPTETSLDPSSL